The Nocardioides panzhihuensis genome has a segment encoding these proteins:
- a CDS encoding pyridoxamine 5'-phosphate oxidase family protein codes for MGKVHARVEGRLREFVDRQVVFFVATAALADDGHVNVSPRGMPGTFGMLDELTFAWVDGTGSGSETIAHLRENGRITVMFCAFDGAPNIVRFHGRGRVVTRYDEEYAALAGRFTDLPGARAVVVVDIERVSDSCGFAVPLMSYVGERELLPAYFERKGVDGSAEYRRRKNPVSLDGLPAFDFDPMPE; via the coding sequence ATGGGAAAGGTTCATGCGCGCGTCGAGGGTCGCCTACGGGAGTTCGTCGATCGTCAGGTCGTCTTCTTCGTAGCCACCGCGGCGCTCGCCGATGATGGTCATGTCAACGTGTCACCGCGGGGCATGCCGGGCACCTTCGGGATGCTGGACGAGCTCACCTTCGCGTGGGTCGACGGCACCGGGAGCGGCAGCGAGACCATCGCGCACCTGCGTGAGAACGGCCGGATCACGGTGATGTTCTGCGCCTTCGACGGGGCGCCGAACATCGTCCGCTTCCATGGCCGTGGCCGGGTCGTCACCCGCTACGACGAGGAGTACGCCGCCCTGGCCGGCCGCTTCACCGACCTCCCCGGCGCCCGCGCGGTCGTCGTCGTGGACATCGAGCGGGTCTCCGACTCCTGCGGCTTCGCCGTCCCGCTGATGTCGTACGTCGGCGAGCGCGAGCTGCTCCCGGCGTACTTCGAACGCAAGGGGGTCGACGGCTCCGCCGAGTACCGGCGCCGGAAGAACCCTGTCAGTCTCGACGGTCTCCCGGCCTTCGACTTCGACCCGATGCCGGAGTAG
- a CDS encoding MFS transporter, whose translation MLVFLGGQTVSSLGSMIVAYAVMWHLTVETGSAAVLTLSVAAGMLPQAVVSVFGGVWADRHSRKLLIIGADSTIAAATLVLALLMLTGAGDLWMIFVAMAVRSALAGIQGPAVNAMLPQIVPAEHLMRVNGVQQTIQSGMMLFAPAVAAGIYASTDIVAVFFIDVVTAVAGVLLLLLVPVARVARATGSSGPVSYFGDLVAGVRYVRGNASVRWVMVLVAVVMFMAGAPAHLTPLMITRSFGEEVWMLGVNELFWSVGMLLGGAMMAVFGPKVKRRMRLMVAASVGVGVLVVGLGVSTDFWMFSVAGLVICILFQMLLVPATTVLQEQVDDSMRGRVFGFYGIVMSVAMPVSMIVFGPLADRFAVESVMILAGVLLLVCVLGMLAVGAARRSLATADAAAY comes from the coding sequence GTGCTGGTCTTCCTCGGTGGCCAGACAGTGTCGTCGTTGGGGTCGATGATCGTCGCGTACGCGGTGATGTGGCATCTCACGGTCGAGACCGGGTCGGCCGCGGTGCTGACCCTGAGCGTCGCGGCCGGGATGCTGCCGCAGGCGGTGGTGTCGGTCTTCGGTGGGGTGTGGGCCGACCGGCACTCGCGCAAGCTCCTGATCATCGGGGCCGACTCGACGATCGCGGCAGCCACCTTGGTGCTCGCGCTGCTGATGCTGACCGGGGCCGGTGACCTGTGGATGATCTTCGTCGCCATGGCGGTCCGCTCCGCGCTGGCCGGGATCCAGGGGCCCGCGGTCAACGCCATGCTCCCGCAGATCGTCCCGGCCGAGCACCTGATGCGCGTCAACGGCGTCCAGCAGACGATCCAGTCCGGGATGATGCTGTTCGCGCCGGCGGTGGCCGCCGGGATCTACGCGAGCACCGACATCGTCGCGGTCTTCTTCATCGACGTGGTGACGGCCGTGGCCGGCGTACTCCTGCTTCTTCTGGTTCCGGTGGCCCGGGTGGCTCGGGCGACCGGCTCGTCAGGGCCGGTGAGCTACTTCGGTGACCTGGTCGCGGGCGTTCGCTACGTCAGGGGGAACGCCTCGGTGCGCTGGGTGATGGTGCTGGTGGCGGTCGTCATGTTCATGGCCGGCGCCCCGGCGCACCTCACGCCGCTGATGATCACGCGCAGCTTCGGCGAGGAGGTCTGGATGCTGGGCGTCAACGAGCTGTTCTGGAGCGTCGGGATGCTCCTCGGTGGCGCGATGATGGCCGTGTTCGGGCCGAAGGTGAAGCGCCGGATGCGGCTGATGGTCGCCGCCTCGGTCGGCGTCGGTGTGCTCGTCGTCGGGCTGGGCGTCTCGACCGACTTCTGGATGTTCTCGGTCGCCGGGCTGGTGATCTGCATCCTGTTCCAGATGCTGCTGGTGCCCGCGACGACGGTCCTGCAGGAGCAGGTCGACGACTCGATGCGCGGCCGGGTGTTCGGGTTCTACGGGATCGTCATGTCGGTGGCGATGCCGGTCTCGATGATCGTGTTCGGGCCGCTCGCGGACCGGTTCGCCGTGGAGTCGGTGATGATCCTCGCCGGTGTGCTGCTCCTGGTCTGCGTGCTCGGCATGCTCGCCGTCGGTGCAGCTCGGCGCTCGCTCGCGACGGCGGATGCGGCGGCCTACTGA
- a CDS encoding GNAT family protein produces the protein MTDFSYPVGDLVEGWQARPWPEPVALEGRYVRIAPLSSALYSDLYTAVCGPGDADLWTYRPIPMPTSLQELWMHLAGLVDAADVVPFAFVPKEGERDGRASGVAGYHAVDPGNGSIEVGGVLFGPSLARTRMATEAIHLLMWHAFDTLGYRRFEWKLDALNEPSRRAAERLGFSYEGRFRNHMVVKGRNRDTDWFSVTAEEWPAVRERHEHWLDPANFDEQGRQRSPLRP, from the coding sequence GTGACCGACTTCTCCTATCCCGTGGGTGACCTCGTCGAGGGCTGGCAGGCGCGGCCGTGGCCGGAGCCGGTGGCTCTGGAGGGGCGCTACGTCCGGATCGCGCCGCTCTCGTCGGCGCTGTACTCGGACCTCTACACCGCGGTCTGCGGACCCGGGGACGCCGACCTGTGGACCTACCGGCCGATCCCGATGCCCACCTCGCTGCAGGAGCTGTGGATGCACCTGGCGGGCCTCGTCGATGCCGCCGACGTCGTGCCGTTCGCGTTCGTCCCGAAGGAAGGGGAGCGCGACGGCAGGGCGAGCGGGGTCGCGGGCTACCACGCCGTCGACCCCGGGAACGGGAGCATCGAGGTCGGTGGCGTGCTCTTCGGTCCGTCGCTGGCCCGGACGCGCATGGCGACCGAGGCGATCCACCTGCTCATGTGGCACGCGTTCGACACGCTGGGCTACCGGCGGTTCGAGTGGAAGCTCGACGCGCTCAACGAGCCGTCACGACGGGCCGCGGAGCGACTGGGGTTCAGCTACGAGGGCCGGTTCCGCAACCACATGGTCGTCAAAGGACGCAACCGGGACACCGACTGGTTCTCCGTCACCGCCGAGGAGTGGCCCGCCGTGCGGGAGCGGCACGAGCACTGGCTCGACCCCGCGAACTTCGACGAGCAGGGACGCCAGCGCAGCCCTCTCCGGCCGTAG